The Metabacillus schmidteae genome has a segment encoding these proteins:
- a CDS encoding bifunctional homocysteine S-methyltransferase/methylenetetrahydrofolate reductase, translated as MGFLEELKSKILIGDGAMGTMLYAHGVDRCFEELNLSRPEDVLAVHQAYIEAGANVIQTNTYGANDIKLSRYGLEDEIRRINKKAVEIAKKAANSSTYVFGTIGGVRSFKKSAHSIEEIKRNFREQLYLLLNEDVDGLLLETYYDMEEMKTVLQIARKETNKPIIANVSLHEAGVLQDGTSLKDGLILLENLGANVVGLNCRLGPYHMIQSLEEVPIPNEAYLSVFPNSSLPGLIEGNLVYESDETYFKESALKFREQGVRLIGGCCGTTPRHIKAMADAVSNLSPVTTKQVKVPATSQVHVQEHQAAAPTPLEEIVLERRSVIVELDPPKKLGMEKFLEGAEALHNAGIDALTLADNSLASPRISNLAAGILAKEKTGARTLIHITCRDRNLIGLQSHLMGLHSLGMSDILAITGDPSKIGDFPGATSVYDVSSFDLISLIKQFNKGVSYSGKPLGQQTNFSVAAAFNPNVRHLDKAVVRLEKKIAHGADYFISQPLYSNQQIIDVYEATRNLKAPIYIGIMPLTSSRNAEFIHNEIPGIKLSDSIREKMASAGTDKEQARQEGLAIAKDLIDTAFDLFNGIYLITPFLQYDLTVELTNYIHEKEKQRAERKITHV; from the coding sequence ATGGGTTTTTTAGAAGAGTTAAAAAGTAAAATTCTAATCGGTGACGGTGCGATGGGCACAATGCTTTATGCACATGGTGTTGATCGTTGTTTTGAGGAGTTAAACCTATCTAGACCTGAGGATGTATTAGCAGTTCATCAAGCCTATATTGAAGCTGGTGCAAACGTAATTCAAACAAACACATATGGAGCGAATGATATCAAGCTTTCTCGATATGGATTAGAGGATGAGATTAGAAGAATTAATAAAAAAGCAGTTGAAATCGCGAAGAAGGCTGCAAACTCATCCACATATGTCTTCGGAACAATCGGCGGAGTCAGATCCTTTAAAAAGAGTGCTCACAGTATTGAAGAAATAAAACGAAACTTTAGAGAGCAACTATACCTCCTTCTTAATGAGGATGTTGATGGACTTCTGCTTGAAACCTATTATGATATGGAAGAAATGAAAACAGTCCTTCAAATTGCTCGTAAAGAAACGAACAAGCCTATAATTGCAAATGTGTCCCTTCATGAAGCCGGCGTCCTGCAGGATGGAACATCACTAAAAGATGGTCTTATACTTCTAGAAAATCTTGGCGCAAATGTGGTTGGATTAAACTGTCGCTTAGGCCCTTACCATATGATTCAATCATTGGAAGAGGTTCCTATACCAAATGAAGCCTATTTATCCGTTTTTCCAAACAGCAGTTTACCTGGCTTAATCGAAGGAAATCTTGTCTATGAATCTGATGAAACATACTTCAAAGAAAGTGCATTAAAATTTAGAGAACAAGGTGTGAGATTAATAGGGGGATGCTGTGGAACAACACCTAGACATATTAAAGCAATGGCTGATGCTGTTTCAAATCTTTCTCCTGTTACAACGAAACAAGTTAAGGTTCCTGCAACATCTCAAGTACATGTTCAAGAACATCAAGCTGCAGCTCCAACACCACTTGAGGAAATTGTTCTGGAGAGACGTTCTGTTATTGTCGAATTAGATCCTCCTAAAAAATTGGGGATGGAGAAATTTCTTGAAGGTGCAGAAGCCCTGCACAATGCAGGAATTGACGCCTTAACTCTTGCGGATAATTCATTAGCTTCACCAAGAATTAGTAACTTAGCTGCCGGAATTTTAGCAAAAGAAAAAACAGGAGCTAGAACCTTAATTCATATTACATGCCGTGACCGAAATTTAATCGGACTTCAATCCCATCTAATGGGTTTACATTCTCTAGGAATGTCAGATATATTAGCCATCACAGGTGATCCATCAAAAATTGGTGATTTTCCTGGGGCGACATCTGTTTATGATGTGTCATCATTTGACTTAATCAGTTTAATTAAGCAGTTCAATAAAGGTGTATCCTATTCAGGAAAACCACTTGGACAACAAACGAACTTCTCGGTAGCTGCTGCATTTAATCCAAATGTACGCCACTTGGATAAAGCAGTCGTAAGACTTGAAAAGAAAATTGCTCATGGTGCTGATTACTTTATTTCACAGCCATTATATTCAAATCAACAAATTATCGATGTATATGAAGCGACTCGAAACCTTAAGGCTCCGATCTATATCGGGATTATGCCATTAACATCCAGCCGAAATGCTGAATTTATTCATAACGAAATCCCTGGCATCAAGCTGTCTGACTCTATTCGGGAAAAAATGGCTTCAGCAGGAACGGATAAAGAACAGGCCCGCCAAGAAGGTCTTGCCATTGCAAAAGACTTAATTGATACAGCCTTCGATCTGTTCAATGGTATTTATTTAATTACACCGTTTTTACAATACGACCTTACAGTGGAGTTAACAAATTACATCCATGAAAAGGAAAAACAGCGAGCTGAAAGGAAGATTACACATGTGTAG